Proteins encoded together in one Bradyrhizobium sp. CB82 window:
- a CDS encoding YciI family protein: MLFAIHAIDRGGALPTRLANYDAHKAFLSDSSRFSVKIVMSGPLVSDDGEKMIGSLFLIEAPGRAEVEAFNRADPFAAAGIWEKVTITGFLRRQG, translated from the coding sequence ATGCTGTTTGCCATCCACGCCATCGACCGCGGCGGCGCCCTGCCGACCCGGCTCGCCAATTACGACGCGCACAAGGCTTTCCTGTCGGACAGCTCACGCTTCAGCGTCAAGATCGTGATGTCCGGTCCGCTCGTCTCCGACGACGGCGAGAAGATGATCGGCAGCCTGTTCTTGATCGAAGCGCCGGGACGGGCCGAGGTCGAGGCCTTCAACCGCGCCGATCCGTTTGCCGCGGCCGGCATCTGGGAGAAAGTCACCATCACCGGCTTCCTGCGCCGCCAGGGCTGA
- a CDS encoding amidohydrolase family protein, translating to MTTRTLDLIFRNALMRGATAAADIGISQGKIAAIEPCLQAEAVEIDLEGRLVLPGFVDSHIHLDKSCLLGRCGHEHGTLSDAIRAVSAMKRDFTVEDVYARGARALERAIVHGTTRMRTHVEIDPRIGLRSFEAVKALKHDYAWALDLSLCVFPQEGLTNDPGAEELLIQALRDGGEVIGGCPYTDTDPTAHLARIFDLAQEFDVDVDLHLDFDLDTAWSHLDEVCRQTEQRGYQGRVAIGHATKLSALPPVRLKPVVERLAKTGVAVTVLPATDLYLMGRDATHNVPRGITVAHKLVASGVLCSVATNNVLNPFTPFGDASLLRMANFYANVAHAPVGEFDTCLDLVTELPARLMNLKNYGIKVGNPADFVVLDTRDSRFAIAELPDITMGFKNGRPVFELRQAVLFPPSDRGKPRAVIPHA from the coding sequence ATGACGACGCGGACCCTCGACCTGATCTTTCGCAACGCGCTGATGCGCGGCGCGACAGCTGCTGCGGATATCGGCATCTCCCAAGGCAAGATCGCCGCGATCGAGCCGTGCCTTCAGGCCGAAGCCGTCGAGATCGACCTCGAAGGGCGGCTCGTACTGCCCGGCTTCGTGGATAGCCACATCCATCTCGACAAGTCCTGCCTGCTCGGCCGCTGCGGGCACGAGCACGGCACTCTCAGCGACGCCATCCGCGCGGTCTCGGCGATGAAGCGCGATTTCACGGTCGAGGACGTCTATGCCCGCGGCGCCAGGGCTCTGGAGCGCGCGATCGTGCATGGCACGACGCGGATGCGCACCCATGTCGAGATCGATCCGCGGATCGGCCTGCGCAGCTTCGAGGCGGTCAAGGCACTGAAGCACGACTATGCCTGGGCACTAGATCTCTCGCTGTGCGTCTTTCCGCAGGAGGGGCTGACCAATGATCCCGGCGCCGAGGAGCTACTGATCCAGGCGCTGCGCGACGGCGGCGAGGTGATCGGTGGCTGCCCCTATACCGACACCGATCCGACCGCGCATCTCGCGCGCATCTTCGACCTCGCGCAGGAGTTCGACGTCGATGTCGATCTCCACCTCGACTTCGACCTGGATACAGCCTGGTCGCATCTCGATGAAGTGTGCCGGCAGACCGAGCAACGCGGCTATCAGGGACGCGTCGCAATCGGCCATGCCACCAAGCTGTCTGCGCTGCCGCCGGTGCGCCTGAAACCGGTGGTCGAGCGTCTGGCAAAAACCGGTGTCGCGGTCACGGTGCTGCCCGCAACCGATCTCTATCTGATGGGCCGCGACGCCACCCACAACGTGCCTCGCGGGATCACGGTCGCCCACAAGCTCGTCGCGAGCGGCGTGCTGTGCTCGGTCGCGACCAACAACGTGCTCAATCCCTTCACGCCCTTCGGGGATGCCTCGCTGCTGCGGATGGCGAATTTCTACGCCAACGTCGCGCATGCACCAGTTGGCGAGTTCGACACCTGCCTCGACCTCGTCACCGAACTGCCGGCCCGGCTGATGAACTTGAAGAACTATGGCATCAAGGTCGGCAATCCCGCCGACTTCGTCGTGCTCGATACGCGCGACAGCCGTTTTGCCATTGCCGAGCTGCCCGATATCACGATGGGCTTCAAGAACGGAAGGCCGGTGTTCGAACTGCGTCAGGCCGTTCTGTTTCCGCCGTCAGACCGCGGCAAGCCGCGCGCCGTCATCCCTCACGCTTGA
- a CDS encoding nuclear transport factor 2 family protein: MSVAAKAPSKTMSDAEIVEAYLTASMIPDPEAAAVYMAPGTVITFTGGREFDHPRGPVGFNAKRYRWVKKKMERFDVCPGEGETVVYSVGTLYGEWHDGTSFEGNRYVDRFVVKGGKITKMDVWNDSAERILVQRGIDA, from the coding sequence ATGTCCGTTGCCGCAAAAGCCCCAAGCAAGACCATGTCCGACGCCGAGATCGTCGAAGCCTATCTGACGGCCTCGATGATTCCCGATCCGGAGGCCGCGGCGGTCTACATGGCACCCGGCACGGTGATCACCTTCACCGGCGGGCGCGAGTTCGATCATCCGCGCGGGCCGGTCGGCTTCAACGCCAAGCGCTATCGCTGGGTCAAGAAGAAGATGGAGCGGTTCGACGTCTGCCCCGGCGAGGGCGAGACCGTGGTCTACAGCGTCGGCACGCTCTACGGCGAATGGCACGATGGCACGTCCTTCGAGGGCAACCGCTATGTCGATCGTTTCGTGGTGAAGGGCGGCAAGATCACCAAGATGGACGTCTGGAACGACAGCGCCGAGCGGATCCTGGTTCAGCGCGGCATCGACGCGTAG
- a CDS encoding amidohydrolase family protein encodes MRRTLIRSATIISMDDAIGDLRTGDVLIEDNRIVEVRPKIDLGSRTAETEIVDGTGRIVIPGLINAHMHTWQTALRGFAANWTLLEYFRRMHAGLATVFRPDDIYIATLVGALNQINQGTTTLVDWCHNNPTPGHTDAAVRGLIESGIRAAFFHGSPKPEPKPGEPHFSEIPHPRREVERLLAGPLADRDGLVTLGLAILGPHYSTLDVAMHDFRLAQELKLIASMHQGGGPAKTPGGWEKLIEAGLAGPNVNIVHGNDLPDDLLARLVDLGVSFSVTPENEMIQGHGFPITGRLLKRGVRPSIGIDLESVLAGDLFSAARVALSMQRALDNAESRKNHGTIPATTTIPVREALRWITLEGARMLGRDGQIGSLTPGKLADLVIIDTSDLNLVPVHDPVATAVMQTSLTNIEAVMIGGVWKKWNGRLLVDGLETKKELLARSGQRLVQDIERQGRAA; translated from the coding sequence ATGCGGCGCACGCTCATCAGATCCGCAACCATCATCAGCATGGACGATGCGATCGGCGATCTGCGCACGGGCGATGTGCTGATCGAAGACAACCGGATCGTCGAGGTGCGCCCGAAGATCGACCTCGGCAGCCGCACAGCCGAAACAGAGATCGTCGACGGCACCGGTCGCATCGTCATCCCCGGGCTGATCAACGCGCATATGCACACTTGGCAGACGGCCTTGCGCGGGTTTGCCGCCAACTGGACGCTGCTCGAATATTTCCGCCGCATGCATGCCGGGCTGGCGACAGTGTTCCGCCCAGACGACATCTACATCGCGACCCTCGTCGGCGCGCTCAACCAGATCAATCAGGGCACCACCACACTGGTCGACTGGTGCCACAACAATCCGACGCCCGGCCATACCGACGCTGCCGTGCGCGGCCTGATCGAGAGCGGCATCCGCGCCGCTTTCTTCCACGGCTCGCCAAAGCCGGAGCCCAAACCGGGCGAACCGCATTTCTCTGAGATCCCGCATCCCCGCCGTGAGGTCGAGCGGTTGCTGGCGGGGCCCCTCGCCGATCGCGACGGCCTCGTCACGCTCGGACTGGCCATTCTAGGCCCGCACTATTCAACGCTCGACGTCGCCATGCATGATTTCCGCCTGGCGCAGGAGCTCAAACTGATCGCATCGATGCACCAGGGCGGCGGTCCGGCCAAGACGCCGGGTGGCTGGGAGAAGCTGATCGAGGCTGGTCTCGCCGGACCCAACGTCAATATCGTCCACGGCAACGACCTGCCCGATGATCTTCTGGCACGCCTCGTCGATCTCGGCGTCTCCTTCTCGGTGACGCCCGAGAACGAGATGATCCAGGGCCACGGCTTTCCGATCACGGGACGACTCCTGAAGCGCGGCGTCCGCCCCTCGATCGGAATCGACCTCGAATCCGTGCTGGCCGGCGATCTCTTCTCCGCCGCGCGCGTCGCGCTGTCGATGCAGCGGGCGCTCGACAACGCAGAATCCCGCAAGAACCACGGCACCATTCCGGCGACGACGACGATCCCGGTGCGCGAAGCGCTGCGCTGGATCACGCTGGAGGGCGCCCGCATGCTCGGCCGCGACGGCCAGATCGGCTCACTGACGCCCGGCAAACTCGCCGATCTCGTTATCATCGATACCTCCGATCTCAACCTCGTCCCGGTGCACGATCCCGTCGCCACCGCGGTGATGCAGACGAGCCTCACCAATATCGAGGCCGTCATGATCGGTGGCGTCTGGAAGAAATGGAATGGCCGTCTGCTGGTTGACGGGCTGGAGACCAAGAAGGAGCTGCTCGCACGATCGGGGCAGCGGCTGGTGCAGGATATCGAACGACAGGGACGCGCCGCCTGA
- a CDS encoding DUF1656 domain-containing protein, with product MRYEIDIYGVLVPALLLWLIVAFALSALLRRLMQRIGLYRLVWHRALFNFALFVCILGGVVYLSEFLP from the coding sequence ATGAGGTACGAGATCGACATTTACGGCGTGCTCGTCCCGGCGCTGCTCTTGTGGCTGATCGTGGCGTTTGCGCTCAGCGCTCTCTTGCGCAGGCTGATGCAGCGCATCGGCCTCTACCGGCTGGTCTGGCATCGCGCGCTGTTCAATTTCGCGCTGTTCGTCTGCATTCTTGGCGGCGTCGTGTATCTTTCGGAGTTTCTGCCATGA
- a CDS encoding HlyD family secretion protein yields the protein MRGNFAWLGRVALTVLVVVAAIAVGRGLWAYYMEAPWTRDGRVRADVVQVAPDVSGFVTEVLVKDNQKVHRGDVLFRIDRERFALALQQADAALAGHRATLDQANADLKRYSALTTDAVSQQKQEQVLATQLQAKATYDQAVADRAVAQLNLDRSDVRASVNGVITNMDLRPGAYVTAGKGVMALVDTDTLHVEGYFEETKLARIRIGDKAQIRLMGEPVRLAGRVESIAAGIEDRDRAAGANLLANVNPTFSWVRLAQRVPVRIALDQIPDNVALVAGRSATVEVLN from the coding sequence ATGAGGGGGAATTTCGCCTGGCTCGGCCGGGTTGCCTTGACGGTGCTTGTGGTCGTTGCGGCGATCGCCGTCGGCCGCGGGCTTTGGGCCTACTACATGGAGGCGCCGTGGACGCGCGACGGGCGCGTCCGCGCCGACGTGGTCCAGGTTGCGCCCGACGTGTCAGGTTTCGTCACGGAAGTTCTGGTCAAGGACAACCAGAAGGTTCACCGCGGCGACGTCCTCTTCCGCATCGATCGGGAGCGCTTTGCGCTGGCGCTGCAACAGGCCGACGCAGCGTTGGCCGGCCATCGCGCCACGCTCGACCAGGCCAATGCCGACCTGAAGCGCTACAGCGCGCTGACCACCGACGCGGTCTCGCAGCAGAAGCAGGAGCAGGTGCTGGCCACGCAGTTGCAGGCCAAGGCGACCTACGATCAGGCGGTCGCCGACCGTGCAGTGGCCCAGCTCAATCTCGATCGCAGCGACGTGCGGGCCTCGGTGAACGGCGTCATCACCAACATGGACTTGCGGCCGGGCGCCTATGTGACGGCCGGCAAGGGCGTGATGGCGCTGGTCGACACCGACACGCTGCATGTCGAGGGTTATTTCGAGGAGACCAAGCTCGCGCGCATCCGCATTGGCGACAAGGCGCAGATCCGCCTGATGGGTGAACCCGTCAGGCTCGCCGGCCGCGTCGAAAGCATCGCTGCAGGCATCGAGGATCGCGACCGCGCCGCGGGCGCGAATTTGCTCGCCAACGTCAACCCGACCTTCAGCTGGGTGCGTCTGGCGCAGCGCGTTCCCGTGCGGATCGCGCTCGACCAGATCCCCGACAACGTCGCACTCGTCGCCGGCCGCTCGGCGACCGTCGAGGTGCTGAACTAA
- a CDS encoding FUSC family protein, translating to MRVDEPFLVRHADLIFALKTFAASMLALVIALWMDLPRPYWAMATVYITSQPLAGATSSKAFFRVIGTLVGATATVAIVPNLVDAPELLCLAIALWVGLCLYVSLLDGTPRSYLFMLAGYTVALIGFPSVSDPGNIFDTALSRMEEISLGIICASLVSTVVFPRSVAPAVAARVDNWLRDARRLSHDTLLGRGTDEARRTLRLRLATDIVEIDTLAVHLGYDRLADAEAVTGLREIRLRMLMLLPVIASIEDRLAALGERGLQAQPELNRLLGDLGTWVLEDSRRPAGPIRATIEARQAALDGNASWERIITTSLLSRLRELVDLSRDCRALSEAIAAGRRISTVDLVFRPEADAAAVRHRDRGLALWSAAGAVIAILICCAFWIGTGWPDGASAPMMAAVACCFFAAQDDPARFIRSFGLWSLVAIVVVAIYLFALVPAISHIEVLIVALAPTFLLYGLLIARPATTGAGMALAANTATLLALQSTYSADFAAYANSALAFFIGVVVAELVTRIARGVGAEWVAKRLVLSSWKTLAVAAERRGKHDRAEFAGLMLHRMGLLVQRIAFVSEADRRDTESLAQLRIGLNIIHLRRARYGIAASTLFVLDDMLDQLAAAFRRYVGGGMPPELLARIDAALAAAVEDPNPQAREDALLGLVGIRRGLFPEAPAYRPQRGESFAA from the coding sequence ATGCGTGTTGATGAGCCGTTCCTTGTCCGCCACGCGGACCTAATCTTTGCTTTGAAGACGTTTGCCGCGTCGATGCTGGCGCTCGTCATCGCGCTATGGATGGACCTGCCGCGGCCCTATTGGGCGATGGCAACCGTCTACATCACCTCGCAGCCGCTCGCCGGCGCCACCAGCTCGAAGGCGTTCTTCCGCGTGATAGGAACGCTGGTCGGAGCCACGGCGACGGTGGCCATAGTACCCAATCTCGTCGACGCGCCGGAACTGCTCTGTCTCGCAATCGCATTGTGGGTCGGTCTTTGTCTTTATGTCTCGCTGCTCGACGGCACGCCGCGCAGCTATCTCTTCATGCTGGCCGGCTACACGGTTGCGCTGATCGGCTTTCCCTCCGTCTCCGACCCCGGAAACATCTTTGACACCGCGCTTTCGCGCATGGAGGAGATCTCGCTCGGCATCATCTGTGCGAGCCTCGTCTCGACCGTCGTGTTTCCCCGCAGCGTCGCGCCGGCCGTCGCCGCGCGCGTCGACAACTGGCTCCGGGACGCGCGCCGCCTCAGCCACGACACACTGCTCGGTCGCGGCACCGACGAAGCACGCCGCACGCTCCGGCTGCGCCTTGCCACCGACATCGTCGAGATCGATACGCTCGCGGTCCATCTCGGCTATGACCGCCTGGCGGACGCCGAGGCCGTCACAGGCCTGCGTGAAATCCGGTTGCGGATGCTGATGCTCTTGCCGGTGATCGCCTCGATCGAGGATCGGCTGGCCGCGCTTGGCGAACGGGGTCTCCAGGCGCAGCCCGAACTGAACCGCCTTCTTGGGGATCTCGGCACATGGGTGTTGGAGGACTCGCGGCGGCCGGCCGGGCCGATCCGCGCCACGATCGAGGCGCGGCAGGCGGCGCTGGACGGCAACGCCTCCTGGGAGCGGATCATAACGACCAGCCTCCTGTCGCGATTGCGCGAGCTTGTCGATCTCTCCCGTGACTGCCGCGCGTTGAGCGAGGCGATCGCCGCGGGCCGCAGGATTTCGACGGTCGATCTCGTCTTCCGTCCCGAGGCTGATGCTGCGGCCGTGCGTCATCGCGACCGCGGCCTGGCGCTGTGGTCGGCGGCCGGTGCCGTCATCGCCATCCTGATCTGTTGCGCCTTCTGGATCGGGACCGGCTGGCCGGATGGCGCCTCGGCGCCGATGATGGCGGCAGTGGCTTGTTGCTTCTTCGCCGCCCAGGACGATCCCGCGCGCTTCATCCGCAGCTTTGGCCTGTGGTCGCTGGTCGCGATCGTCGTGGTCGCGATCTACCTCTTCGCGCTGGTGCCCGCGATCTCCCATATCGAGGTCCTGATCGTCGCGCTGGCGCCGACCTTCCTGCTCTATGGCCTCCTGATCGCGCGGCCTGCGACGACGGGCGCCGGCATGGCGCTCGCCGCGAACACGGCGACGCTGCTCGCGCTGCAATCGACCTACAGCGCGGATTTTGCCGCCTATGCCAATTCCGCGCTCGCATTTTTCATCGGCGTCGTCGTTGCCGAGCTCGTGACCCGGATCGCGCGCGGGGTGGGAGCGGAGTGGGTCGCCAAGCGTCTGGTGCTGTCGAGTTGGAAGACGCTGGCGGTCGCCGCCGAGCGCCGCGGCAAGCACGATCGCGCGGAATTCGCGGGCCTGATGCTGCACCGGATGGGATTGCTCGTGCAGCGTATCGCCTTCGTTTCGGAGGCCGACCGTCGCGATACCGAGAGCCTGGCACAGCTGCGCATCGGACTCAACATCATACACCTCAGGCGGGCTCGCTACGGGATCGCAGCATCCACGCTCTTCGTTCTGGACGATATGCTGGATCAACTCGCCGCCGCATTCCGCCGCTATGTCGGCGGCGGCATGCCGCCCGAGCTGCTCGCGCGCATCGACGCTGCGCTTGCTGCGGCCGTCGAGGATCCCAACCCGCAGGCGCGGGAGGACGCGCTGCTCGGGCTCGTCGGCATCCGGCGCGGACTGTTTCCGGAGGCGCCGGCCTATCGCCCGCAGCGAGGGGAGAGCTTTGCGGCATGA
- a CDS encoding maleylacetate reductase, whose translation MIGSFTFENLPCRVVFGSGTLAAAKAEVERLGGKRALVLTTSQQEAQGRNLGAALGPLYAGLFAGATMHTPVEVTAQALAAMKACEADCVVSLGGGSTTGLGKALALRTGVNQLCIPTTYAGSEMTPIVGQTENGLKTTVRDAAVLPETVIYDVDLTLTLPVGLTATSGINAIAHAVEALYARDANPVTTLMAEEGIRALARALPAIAAKSDDREARTEALYGAWLCGVCLGTVGMALHHKLCHTLGGTFDLPHAETHTIVLPHALAYNAPAVPDAMMRISRAIGAADAARGLYDLAKRLHAKLALRDIGMAEGGIDKAADLAVTNAYWNPRPLERNAIRDLIARAWAGEPPAATQAAA comes from the coding sequence ATGATCGGTTCGTTCACCTTTGAAAACCTCCCCTGCCGCGTCGTGTTCGGCAGCGGAACGCTTGCGGCGGCCAAGGCCGAGGTCGAGCGGCTCGGCGGCAAGCGCGCGCTGGTGCTGACGACGTCGCAGCAGGAGGCGCAAGGCAGGAACCTCGGCGCGGCACTCGGCCCGCTCTATGCGGGCCTGTTTGCCGGCGCCACCATGCACACCCCGGTCGAAGTCACCGCGCAGGCGCTCGCGGCGATGAAGGCTTGCGAGGCCGACTGCGTCGTCTCGCTCGGCGGCGGATCGACCACGGGCCTTGGCAAGGCGTTGGCTTTACGCACCGGCGTCAACCAGCTCTGCATACCCACCACCTATGCCGGCTCGGAGATGACGCCGATCGTCGGCCAGACCGAGAATGGTCTCAAGACCACGGTGCGCGATGCGGCCGTACTGCCGGAGACCGTGATCTACGATGTCGACCTGACCTTGACGCTGCCGGTCGGCCTGACAGCGACCTCGGGCATCAATGCGATCGCGCATGCGGTCGAAGCGCTTTACGCGCGCGACGCCAATCCCGTGACCACGCTGATGGCGGAAGAAGGCATCCGTGCCCTCGCGCGTGCCCTGCCCGCCATTGCCGCGAAGAGCGACGACCGCGAAGCGCGGACCGAGGCGCTCTACGGCGCCTGGCTCTGCGGCGTCTGCCTCGGCACGGTCGGCATGGCCTTGCATCACAAGCTCTGCCACACGCTCGGCGGCACGTTCGACCTGCCGCACGCCGAGACCCACACCATCGTGCTGCCGCATGCGCTGGCCTACAACGCGCCCGCCGTGCCCGACGCGATGATGCGCATTTCGCGCGCAATCGGCGCGGCCGATGCAGCGCGGGGGCTGTACGATCTCGCGAAGCGGCTGCATGCAAAGCTGGCGCTGCGCGACATCGGCATGGCCGAGGGTGGTATCGACAAGGCGGCCGATCTCGCAGTCACCAACGCCTACTGGAATCCGCGCCCCCTCGAGCGCAATGCCATTCGAGATCTGATCGCGCGGGCCTGGGCCGGAGAGCCGCCGGCCGCAACCCAAGCGGCGGCCTGA
- a CDS encoding MarR family winged helix-turn-helix transcriptional regulator, which produces MGEAVDPAPQALEQADDRRSLSDHGLSYATAIPLMVLSRQGTSVRQGMLADELGIEGPSLVRLIDLLEIEGLVERREDRADRRAKTLHLTAIGKAKVEETNRVLRRVRARLLKDIGAEELAITFTTLQRIEQRASRLHDAKTGSESK; this is translated from the coding sequence ATGGGCGAGGCCGTCGATCCGGCCCCTCAGGCCCTCGAACAGGCCGATGACCGCCGCTCGCTGTCCGATCACGGCCTGTCATATGCGACCGCGATTCCGCTCATGGTGCTGTCGAGGCAGGGAACTTCGGTGCGTCAGGGCATGCTCGCCGACGAATTGGGGATCGAGGGACCTTCCCTGGTGCGGCTGATCGATCTGCTCGAGATCGAGGGTCTGGTAGAACGCCGCGAGGATCGGGCCGACCGGCGTGCCAAAACGCTACACCTCACAGCAATTGGTAAAGCCAAGGTCGAGGAAACCAACCGCGTCCTGCGCCGGGTGCGGGCGAGACTGCTCAAGGATATCGGAGCCGAGGAACTTGCGATAACCTTCACGACGCTCCAGCGCATCGAACAGCGCGCCAGCCGCCTGCATGACGCGAAGACTGGTTCAGAGTCGAAATAA